A window of the Dasypus novemcinctus isolate mDasNov1 chromosome 15, mDasNov1.1.hap2, whole genome shotgun sequence genome harbors these coding sequences:
- the GGACT gene encoding gamma-glutamylaminecyclotransferase: protein MAQVFVYGTLKRGQPNHKVMLDCTNGHAAFQGQGRTEEPYPLVIAGEHNIPRLLNIPGKGHRVAGEIYTVDDQMLQFLDEFEGCPDMYQRTQMRIEVLEWEGKRSTPEEMAAANRIVQCFVYSTATYSPEWVHLPYHDNYDSQGKHGLCYNPRENR, encoded by the coding sequence ATGGCCCAAGTGTTTGTGTATGGGACTCTTAAGAGAGGCCAGCCCAACCACAAGGTCATGCTGGACTGTACCAATGGCCACGCGGCATTCCAAGGCCAGGGCCGCACAGAAGAACCATATCCTTTGGTGATCGCTGGTGAACATAACATTCCGCGTCTGCTGAACATCCCAGGAAAGGGGCACCGTGTGGCTGGGGAGATCTACACCGTTGATGACCAGATGCTGCAATTCCTTGATGAATTTGAAGGCTGCCCAGACATGTATCAGCGCACTCAGATGAGGATTGAAGTCCTCGAGTGGGAAGGTAAACGCAGCACCCCTGAGGAGATGGCAGCTGCTAACAGGATCGTGCAGTGCTTCGTGTACAGCACGGCCACCTACTCGCCAGAGTGGGTCCACCTCCCATACCACGACAATTACGATTCTCAGGGGAAGCACGGGCTTTGTTATAATCCAcgggaaaacagatga